TTGAGTAGTGTAGTTTTAAGTGATTTGACAGGAAAAACGGTGTATAATGGTTTACATGACTTTCAAACAAATAATAAGCTTGAAATACCATTGAATGAAATTAGTCCGGGAGTTTATTTTATCACTGTAGAGACCAAAAATTTCAGAGTGCAACAGAAATTGATTAAAAAATAAAACACTTTGTCTAATAAGGAGGGAAATGGAAAAGCCCTCCTTATCTTATTTTCTCCACAGCCTCAATAGCCCTTTCCAATCTATCTTTTGTTCCTGAAATAACGGTATAGTCCAAATTTGATTCCACTAACTCATTGTGATAACGTTCAAAAAGCTTATCTCTCATATTGGGGTTCTCTCTAAGTGGGTCTTCCTCCCAAGGCAAATCAGGAGCACAAAGCAAGTAAAAATTGTATGGACGAGACTGTAAATGATTTAATACCCAAGGATGGCATTCACCATAGTTTACTTCATACCAAACCTTCATCATGATTAAATCAGTATCGCAGAAGAGCAGGTTTTTAGCTATAAAACTCATTCTTTCTTCCCAAATTACCATTCCCTTACTAATGGCCAATAGATCAGATCGATTATAATCCTTTCCATTTTCCTCTAAATACTTTCTTCCGTATTCAGGGACAAAAGGTTCATTATAGTGTGTTGCCAGTGCTTTTGAAAGAGTGCTTTTCCCTGTACTTTCAGGTCCAATAATTGCGATTTTTTTCATGCGTACTTGGTAAAGTAAATTTTCCGCCAATTTAGGTAACCGGCAAGTGCAATGATTACATACGCAGCCATGAGTACTGAGGTTAAATATAATTCTCTTTGAAAGTAAATGTAAACCGCAACGGTATCAATCACAATCCAATAGAGCCAGTTTTCAAGGACTTTACGAGTCACCAATATGGTGGTTAATACGGCAAAAACTGTAGTAAAGGAATCTAAATAAGGGAGTTGGGCATTGGTGTTTTCTACTAAAATATAGCCTAGACCGACTGTGAAAAGTATTCCTAACAATAGGAAGATTCCATGTTCACGCCATTTCATTCTAGAAATCGGCAATTCCTTTTGGTCATTTTTAGGATGCTTCCAATGCCACCATCCATAAATTGTAGTGCCCAGGTAATAGACATTTAAACCCATTTCAGCATAGAGTTGGACTTGGTAGCAAATTACTAAGTAGATACTTACACTAACAAGACTAGCATACCAGCACCAAATCATTTCTTTAGCTGCAAAATAGATGTACAGTATGCCAAAAAACACACCAAATCCTTCCAGCCAACCCATATTGAGAAGGCCTTCATATAGTTCATTTAAAATGTCCATTTGTTAATTTATTAATTCCTACGCCTGCATTATCAGGATCAGGTCATGGGTATGTTCTCAGCCCGTTATTATGCGGCACCCCTTCGTTGACTTCGCTAAGGTAATAGTTGAGTTCGAATAAGCAAAATTTACGACTAGTCCCTAAAGAGTTCTTTAAGCGAGTCTTATTGAGTAGCAGGTATTAATTAAGGCCTTGTTTATAGCTTTGTTGGCGTATAGCTACTTATTTAAATTCTTCTTGAGGAAGGGGTATTTTAACTTCAAAAGTGCTGCCTTTCTTGAGCTCACTGCTGACCGATACTTCTCCTTTAAGTCTTTCGATTGCTCTCTTCATGATGAACAAACCTAAGCCTGTTCCACTTCCATTTTCACTGGCCCTGTAGAACATATCAAATATCTTTGATAGATGCTTTTCTTCTATTCCTTCACCATTGTCACATACTTTGACATGGATTTTTCCTTTTTTCTTGAAAATTTTAACTTCAACCACAGGGTTTGTTTTCTCCTCATCAACATATTTAATGCTGTTTTCAATTAGATTTTGTAGAATCGTATTAACGATATACCACTCAGATTTAAAGTAGAGATTACTTTCAATATCAATTGTGAAGCTAATTTTATTGTAATTGGGTAAATAAGCATATGCTGAAATACAATTGTCTACTATTTCGTAGAAGTTGATAGGTGTTAATTTAATATCTCTGTAGTTTAATTCAGTGATATTGATTAGCTCCATTACAATCATATTTAGACGCCTGATTTGGTGGTCATACATTTTAAAAAAGTGTCTTGCCTCAGGGTCTTTTATGTCCTTATCAACCAAATCACTCAAACCCAATAAGGAGGCGATTGGGCCTTTCAAATCATGTGATACACGGTAAAAGAAAGAATCAAGTTCAGTATTTTTCTTTTCAATAATAGAAGCTTTTTCTTGTTCGA
This is a stretch of genomic DNA from Marivirga harenae. It encodes these proteins:
- a CDS encoding ATP-binding protein, which gives rise to MKKIAIIGPESTGKSTLSKALATHYNEPFVPEYGRKYLEENGKDYNRSDLLAISKGMVIWEERMSFIAKNLLFCDTDLIMMKVWYEVNYGECHPWVLNHLQSRPYNFYLLCAPDLPWEEDPLRENPNMRDKLFERYHNELVESNLDYTVISGTKDRLERAIEAVEKIR
- the pnuC gene encoding nicotinamide riboside transporter PnuC; the protein is MDILNELYEGLLNMGWLEGFGVFFGILYIYFAAKEMIWCWYASLVSVSIYLVICYQVQLYAEMGLNVYYLGTTIYGWWHWKHPKNDQKELPISRMKWREHGIFLLLGILFTVGLGYILVENTNAQLPYLDSFTTVFAVLTTILVTRKVLENWLYWIVIDTVAVYIYFQRELYLTSVLMAAYVIIALAGYLNWRKIYFTKYA